From Xanthomonas citri pv. mangiferaeindicae:
TGGGCCGAAGCGGCGATCGCCTGCGGCGCGCTGCGCCTGTGCGCGATCTGCGATGCCTACGAGGCCAGCGACCAGACGATCGCGGTCTACGGCCCGGGCGCTGCGATCGGTGGCCATGCCGCGTTCCTGCGCGGCTATTCGGCACGCATCGCGCTGCTGCCCACCGACGAGGATCTTGCGCACGAGGCCATCGCGCGGGCGCAGGCCCTCGGCGCGACCCTGTTGCCGCCCGGCGGGGTGCTCGAATTCGATGGCGCGCATTGCCATTACCGCACGCCCGACGGCGACGTGCACCGCTTCGACACCGTCTACCCGTATCTGGGTTACGAGGGCGGCCCGTCGTTACCGACCGGGTTGCGTCTGGACAGCGACGACAATGGCGCGCTGGAGGTCGATGCGCACCAGCAGACCCGGGTGCCCGGGCTCTATGCGGTCGGCGATGTGGTCAGCGGCCTCAACCAGATCTCGGTCGCGGTCGGTCACGCGGCGATTGCCGCCACGCATGCGCACAACGCGCTGCCGTTCGTGCCGCGCGCGCCTGCGCCCGATAACCCGGGCGCAGAGCGCGACTCCTGATGTGGCCGGCGATGCCGCCGGCCCGGCTCAGAACTGGTAGCGCACGCGCAGGCCATAGGCGCGCGCATCGTTGAGGAAGCGGATGTTGAGCCGCGATCCGACCAGCGCCTTCTGCGACACGTCGTTGTCGAGCAGGTTGCTGCCGTAGAGCTCGTAACGCCAGCGCCCATCGAGCGAGGTGAGGCCGATGCCGGCATTGAGGGTGACCTCGCCGCGCTGACGATCGGGGAAGCCAGCCTCTGCCGCCGTTTCCTGCCGCACGAAGTTCCCGGCCTGATCCACGTACGTCACGTCGCGGTTGTTGTACTGGGTCAGGTAGTAGGCCGAGCGGTAGGACGCCAGCAACTGCCAGTCGAGCGAGCCGAACGACAGCTCGGTCATCTGCTGCAGGCG
This genomic window contains:
- a CDS encoding pyridine nucleotide-disulfide oxidoreductase yields the protein MIQDIDVAVVGGGPAGLTAATYLRRFLRSVVVIDSGRSRARYIPESHNCPGFPQGVSGTGLLRRMHEQAEAFAVEITTGCVDTIVREGEAFVVAAAGRRWRARKVILATGLTDRLPEVPWAEAAIACGALRLCAICDAYEASDQTIAVYGPGAAIGGHAAFLRGYSARIALLPTDEDLAHEAIARAQALGATLLPPGGVLEFDGAHCHYRTPDGDVHRFDTVYPYLGYEGGPSLPTGLRLDSDDNGALEVDAHQQTRVPGLYAVGDVVSGLNQISVAVGHAAIAATHAHNALPFVPRAPAPDNPGAERDS